Proteins found in one Papio anubis isolate 15944 chromosome 13, Panubis1.0, whole genome shotgun sequence genomic segment:
- the FPGS gene encoding folylpolyglutamate synthase, mitochondrial isoform X2: MSRARNHLRAALFLAAASARGVTTQVAAQRGLSAWPVPQEPSMEYQDAVRMLNTLQTNAGYLEQVKRQRGDPQTQLEAMELYLARSGLQVEDLDRLNIIHVTGTKGKGSTCAFTECILRSYGLKTGFFSSPHLVQVRERIRINGQPISPELFTKYFWRLYHRLEETKDGSCVSMPPYFRFLTLMAFHVFLQEKVDLAVVEVGIGGAYDCTNIIRKPVVCGVSSLGIDHTSLLGDTVEKIAWQKGGIFKQGVPAFTVLQPEGPLAVLRDRAQQISCPLYLCPTLEDLEEGGPPLALGLDGEHQRSNAALALQLAHCWLQRQDHHGAREVKASRPGLLWQLPLAPVFQPTSHMRLGLRNTEWLGRTQVLRRGPLTWYLDGAHTPSSVQACVRWFRQALQGRERPSGGPEVRVLLFNATGDRDPAALLKLLQPCQFDYAVFCPNLTEVSSTGNADQQNFTVTLDQVLLRCLEHQQHWNHLDEEQASPDLWSAPSPEPGGPTSLLLAPHPPHTCSASSLVFSCISHALQWISQGRDPVFQPPTPPKGLLTHPVAHSGASVLHEAAAIHVLVTGSLHLVGGVLKLLEPALSQ, encoded by the exons ATGTCGCGGGCGCGGAACCACCTGCGCGCCGCTCTATTCCTGGCAGCGGCGTCTGCGCGCGGCGTAACGACCCAGGTCGCGGCGCAGCGGGGCTTGAGCGCGTGGCCGGTGCCGCAGGAGCCCAGCATGGAGTACCAG GATGCCGTGCGCATGCTTAATACCCTGCAGACCAATGCCGGCTACCTGGAGCAGGTGAAGCGCCAGCGGGGTGACCCCCAGACACAGCTGGAAGCCATGGAACTGTACCTGGCACGGAGTGGGCTGCAG GTAGAGGACTTGGACCGGCTGAACATCATCCATGTCACTGGGACGAAGGGGAAG GGCTCCACTTGTGCCTTCACGGAATGTATCCTCCGAAGCTATGGCCTGAAGACGGGATTCTTTAG CTCTCCCCACCTGGTGCAGGTTCGGGAGCGGATCCGCATCAACGGGCAGCCCATCAGTCCCGAGCTCTTCACCAAGTACTTCTGGCGCCTCTACCACCGGCTGGAGGAGACCAAG GATGGCAGCTGTGTCTCCATGCCCCCCTACTTCCGCTTCCTGACACTTATGGCCTTCCACGTCTTCCTCCAAGAGAAG GTGGACCTGGCAGTGGTGGAGGTGGGCATTGGCGGGGCTTATGACTGCACCAACATCATCAG GAAGCCTGTGGTGTGCGGCGTCTCTTCTCTTGGCATCGACCACACCAGCCTCCTGGGGGACACGGTGGAGAAGATCGCATGGCAGAAAGGGGGCATCTTTAAG CAAGGCGTCCCTGCCttcactgtgctccaacctgaaGGTCCCCTGGCAGTGCTGAGGGACCGAGCCCAGCAGATCTCA TGTCCTCTCTACCTGTGTCCGACGCTGGAGGACCTGGAGGAAGGGGGGCCGCCGCTGGCCCTGGGCCTGGACGGGGAGCACCAGCGGTCCAATGCCGCCTTGGCCTTGCAACTGGCCCACTGCTGGCTGCAGCGGCAGGACCACCATG GTGCCCGGGAGGTGAAGGCATCCAGGCCGGGGCTCCTGTGGCAGCTGCCCCTGGCACCCGTGTTCCAGCCCACATCCCACATGCGGCTCG GGCTTCGGAACACGGAGTGGCTGGGGCGGACACAGGTGCTGCGGCGCGGGCCCCTTACCTGGTACCTGGACGGCGCGCACACTCCCAGCAGCGTGCAGGCCTGCGTGCGCTGGTTCCGCCAGGCGCTGCAGGGCCGAGAGAGGCCGAGCGG TGGGCCCGAGGTTCGAGTCTTGCTCTTCAATGCTACCGGGGACCGGGACCCGGCGGCCTTGCTGAAACTGCTGCAG CCGTGCCAGTTTGACTATGCCGTCTTCTGCCCCAACCTGACAGAGGTGTCATCCACAGGCAATGCAG ACCAACAGAACTTCACGGTGACACTGGACCAGGTTCTGCTCCGCTGCCTGGAACACCAGCAGCACTGGAACCACCTGGACGAAGAGCAGGCCAGCCCGGACCTCTGGAGCGcccccagcccagagcctggtggGCCCACATCCCTACTGCTGGcgccccacccaccccacacctGCAGCGCCAGCTCCCTCGTCTTCAGCTGTATTTCACATGCCTTGCAATGGATCAGCCAAGGCCGAGACCCTGTCTTCCAGCCACCCACTCCCCCAAAGGGCCTCCTCACCCACCCTGTGGCTCACAGTGGGGCCAGCGTACTCCATGAggctgctgccatccatgtgCTGGTCACTGGCAGCCTGCACTTGGTGGGTGGTGTCCTGAAGCTGCTGGAGCCTGCACTGTCCCAGTAG
- the FPGS gene encoding folylpolyglutamate synthase, mitochondrial isoform X3 yields the protein MLNTLQTNAGYLEQVKRQRGDPQTQLEAMELYLARSGLQVEDLDRLNIIHVTGTKGKGSTCAFTECILRSYGLKTGFFSSPHLVQVRERIRINGQPISPELFTKYFWRLYHRLEETKDGSCVSMPPYFRFLTLMAFHVFLQEKVDLAVVEVGIGGAYDCTNIIRKPVVCGVSSLGIDHTSLLGDTVEKIAWQKGGIFKQGVPAFTVLQPEGPLAVLRDRAQQISCPLYLCPTLEDLEEGGPPLALGLDGEHQRSNAALALQLAHCWLQRQDHHGAREVKASRPGLLWQLPLAPVFQPTSHMRLGLRNTEWLGRTQVLRRGPLTWYLDGAHTPSSVQACVRWFRQALQGRERPSGSGPEVRVLLFNATGDRDPAALLKLLQPCQFDYAVFCPNLTEVSSTGNADQQNFTVTLDQVLLRCLEHQQHWNHLDEEQASPDLWSAPSPEPGGPTSLLLAPHPPHTCSASSLVFSCISHALQWISQGRDPVFQPPTPPKGLLTHPVAHSGASVLHEAAAIHVLVTGSLHLVGGVLKLLEPALSQ from the exons ATGCTTAATACCCTGCAGACCAATGCCGGCTACCTGGAGCAGGTGAAGCGCCAGCGGGGTGACCCCCAGACACAGCTGGAAGCCATGGAACTGTACCTGGCACGGAGTGGGCTGCAG GTAGAGGACTTGGACCGGCTGAACATCATCCATGTCACTGGGACGAAGGGGAAG GGCTCCACTTGTGCCTTCACGGAATGTATCCTCCGAAGCTATGGCCTGAAGACGGGATTCTTTAG CTCTCCCCACCTGGTGCAGGTTCGGGAGCGGATCCGCATCAACGGGCAGCCCATCAGTCCCGAGCTCTTCACCAAGTACTTCTGGCGCCTCTACCACCGGCTGGAGGAGACCAAG GATGGCAGCTGTGTCTCCATGCCCCCCTACTTCCGCTTCCTGACACTTATGGCCTTCCACGTCTTCCTCCAAGAGAAG GTGGACCTGGCAGTGGTGGAGGTGGGCATTGGCGGGGCTTATGACTGCACCAACATCATCAG GAAGCCTGTGGTGTGCGGCGTCTCTTCTCTTGGCATCGACCACACCAGCCTCCTGGGGGACACGGTGGAGAAGATCGCATGGCAGAAAGGGGGCATCTTTAAG CAAGGCGTCCCTGCCttcactgtgctccaacctgaaGGTCCCCTGGCAGTGCTGAGGGACCGAGCCCAGCAGATCTCA TGTCCTCTCTACCTGTGTCCGACGCTGGAGGACCTGGAGGAAGGGGGGCCGCCGCTGGCCCTGGGCCTGGACGGGGAGCACCAGCGGTCCAATGCCGCCTTGGCCTTGCAACTGGCCCACTGCTGGCTGCAGCGGCAGGACCACCATG GTGCCCGGGAGGTGAAGGCATCCAGGCCGGGGCTCCTGTGGCAGCTGCCCCTGGCACCCGTGTTCCAGCCCACATCCCACATGCGGCTCG GGCTTCGGAACACGGAGTGGCTGGGGCGGACACAGGTGCTGCGGCGCGGGCCCCTTACCTGGTACCTGGACGGCGCGCACACTCCCAGCAGCGTGCAGGCCTGCGTGCGCTGGTTCCGCCAGGCGCTGCAGGGCCGAGAGAGGCCGAGCGG CAGTGGGCCCGAGGTTCGAGTCTTGCTCTTCAATGCTACCGGGGACCGGGACCCGGCGGCCTTGCTGAAACTGCTGCAG CCGTGCCAGTTTGACTATGCCGTCTTCTGCCCCAACCTGACAGAGGTGTCATCCACAGGCAATGCAG ACCAACAGAACTTCACGGTGACACTGGACCAGGTTCTGCTCCGCTGCCTGGAACACCAGCAGCACTGGAACCACCTGGACGAAGAGCAGGCCAGCCCGGACCTCTGGAGCGcccccagcccagagcctggtggGCCCACATCCCTACTGCTGGcgccccacccaccccacacctGCAGCGCCAGCTCCCTCGTCTTCAGCTGTATTTCACATGCCTTGCAATGGATCAGCCAAGGCCGAGACCCTGTCTTCCAGCCACCCACTCCCCCAAAGGGCCTCCTCACCCACCCTGTGGCTCACAGTGGGGCCAGCGTACTCCATGAggctgctgccatccatgtgCTGGTCACTGGCAGCCTGCACTTGGTGGGTGGTGTCCTGAAGCTGCTGGAGCCTGCACTGTCCCAGTAG
- the FPGS gene encoding folylpolyglutamate synthase, mitochondrial isoform X1, whose amino-acid sequence MSRARNHLRAALFLAAASARGVTTQVAAQRGLSAWPVPQEPSMEYQDAVRMLNTLQTNAGYLEQVKRQRGDPQTQLEAMELYLARSGLQVEDLDRLNIIHVTGTKGKGSTCAFTECILRSYGLKTGFFSSPHLVQVRERIRINGQPISPELFTKYFWRLYHRLEETKDGSCVSMPPYFRFLTLMAFHVFLQEKVDLAVVEVGIGGAYDCTNIIRKPVVCGVSSLGIDHTSLLGDTVEKIAWQKGGIFKQGVPAFTVLQPEGPLAVLRDRAQQISCPLYLCPTLEDLEEGGPPLALGLDGEHQRSNAALALQLAHCWLQRQDHHGAREVKASRPGLLWQLPLAPVFQPTSHMRLGLRNTEWLGRTQVLRRGPLTWYLDGAHTPSSVQACVRWFRQALQGRERPSGSGPEVRVLLFNATGDRDPAALLKLLQPCQFDYAVFCPNLTEVSSTGNADQQNFTVTLDQVLLRCLEHQQHWNHLDEEQASPDLWSAPSPEPGGPTSLLLAPHPPHTCSASSLVFSCISHALQWISQGRDPVFQPPTPPKGLLTHPVAHSGASVLHEAAAIHVLVTGSLHLVGGVLKLLEPALSQ is encoded by the exons ATGTCGCGGGCGCGGAACCACCTGCGCGCCGCTCTATTCCTGGCAGCGGCGTCTGCGCGCGGCGTAACGACCCAGGTCGCGGCGCAGCGGGGCTTGAGCGCGTGGCCGGTGCCGCAGGAGCCCAGCATGGAGTACCAG GATGCCGTGCGCATGCTTAATACCCTGCAGACCAATGCCGGCTACCTGGAGCAGGTGAAGCGCCAGCGGGGTGACCCCCAGACACAGCTGGAAGCCATGGAACTGTACCTGGCACGGAGTGGGCTGCAG GTAGAGGACTTGGACCGGCTGAACATCATCCATGTCACTGGGACGAAGGGGAAG GGCTCCACTTGTGCCTTCACGGAATGTATCCTCCGAAGCTATGGCCTGAAGACGGGATTCTTTAG CTCTCCCCACCTGGTGCAGGTTCGGGAGCGGATCCGCATCAACGGGCAGCCCATCAGTCCCGAGCTCTTCACCAAGTACTTCTGGCGCCTCTACCACCGGCTGGAGGAGACCAAG GATGGCAGCTGTGTCTCCATGCCCCCCTACTTCCGCTTCCTGACACTTATGGCCTTCCACGTCTTCCTCCAAGAGAAG GTGGACCTGGCAGTGGTGGAGGTGGGCATTGGCGGGGCTTATGACTGCACCAACATCATCAG GAAGCCTGTGGTGTGCGGCGTCTCTTCTCTTGGCATCGACCACACCAGCCTCCTGGGGGACACGGTGGAGAAGATCGCATGGCAGAAAGGGGGCATCTTTAAG CAAGGCGTCCCTGCCttcactgtgctccaacctgaaGGTCCCCTGGCAGTGCTGAGGGACCGAGCCCAGCAGATCTCA TGTCCTCTCTACCTGTGTCCGACGCTGGAGGACCTGGAGGAAGGGGGGCCGCCGCTGGCCCTGGGCCTGGACGGGGAGCACCAGCGGTCCAATGCCGCCTTGGCCTTGCAACTGGCCCACTGCTGGCTGCAGCGGCAGGACCACCATG GTGCCCGGGAGGTGAAGGCATCCAGGCCGGGGCTCCTGTGGCAGCTGCCCCTGGCACCCGTGTTCCAGCCCACATCCCACATGCGGCTCG GGCTTCGGAACACGGAGTGGCTGGGGCGGACACAGGTGCTGCGGCGCGGGCCCCTTACCTGGTACCTGGACGGCGCGCACACTCCCAGCAGCGTGCAGGCCTGCGTGCGCTGGTTCCGCCAGGCGCTGCAGGGCCGAGAGAGGCCGAGCGG CAGTGGGCCCGAGGTTCGAGTCTTGCTCTTCAATGCTACCGGGGACCGGGACCCGGCGGCCTTGCTGAAACTGCTGCAG CCGTGCCAGTTTGACTATGCCGTCTTCTGCCCCAACCTGACAGAGGTGTCATCCACAGGCAATGCAG ACCAACAGAACTTCACGGTGACACTGGACCAGGTTCTGCTCCGCTGCCTGGAACACCAGCAGCACTGGAACCACCTGGACGAAGAGCAGGCCAGCCCGGACCTCTGGAGCGcccccagcccagagcctggtggGCCCACATCCCTACTGCTGGcgccccacccaccccacacctGCAGCGCCAGCTCCCTCGTCTTCAGCTGTATTTCACATGCCTTGCAATGGATCAGCCAAGGCCGAGACCCTGTCTTCCAGCCACCCACTCCCCCAAAGGGCCTCCTCACCCACCCTGTGGCTCACAGTGGGGCCAGCGTACTCCATGAggctgctgccatccatgtgCTGGTCACTGGCAGCCTGCACTTGGTGGGTGGTGTCCTGAAGCTGCTGGAGCCTGCACTGTCCCAGTAG